A genome region from Cucumis sativus cultivar 9930 chromosome 4, Cucumber_9930_V3, whole genome shotgun sequence includes the following:
- the LOC101215476 gene encoding zinc finger protein ENHYDROUS has protein sequence MLTDLENSAEVSIASTVNQLPPTKSAVKKKRSLPGMPDPDAEVIALSPKTLLATNRFVCEICNKGFQRDQNLQLHRRGHNLPWKLRQRTSKEVKKKVYVCPEPSCVHHHPSRALGDLTGIKKHFCRKHGEKKWKCEKCSKKYAVKSDWKAHSKICGTREYKCDCETVFSRRDSFITHRAFCDVLTKEVAGSLSPAAAEIPNLESDSQVQRPSGSSSPPSSAPPLPAGTAPVSVALPPSTDTMSSIASIENKASPENPPPLIGEAQDRTSLTGNSGSSNTTISSTNATVLASLFASSAASLSLQPPQPPAFCDLLRAMARPDRATEIAPPLVFEPLSLCLSTDTESSLFRTGIQDCRPYVPPTPPAMSATGLLQKAAQMGAAAAGASVFRGLGLSSSPSSAQQGSL, from the exons ATGCTAACAGACTTAGAAAATTCAGCCGAAGTCAGTATTGCCTCCACCGTAAATCAACTTCCGCCGACCAAATCTGCCGTGAAAAAAAAGCGTAGTTTACCCGGAATGCCAG ATCCGGATGCAGAGGTAATTGCTCTGTCTCCGAAGACCCTTTTGGCTACAAATCGATTTGTGTGTGAAATTTGCAACAAAGGTTTTCAAAGAGATCAGAATCTTCAACTTCACCGACGAGGTCATAATCTTCCATGGAAACTCCGGCAACGGACAAGCAAAGAGGTGAAAAAGAAAGTCTATGTCTGCCCGGAACCGTCGTGCGTCCACCACCATCCGTCGAGAGCTCTCGGCGATCTGACTGGAATAAAGAAGCACTTCTGCCGGAAGCACGGtgagaagaaatggaagtgTGAAAAGTGCTCTAAAAAATACGCCGTCAAGTCCGATTGGAAGGCCCATTCTAAGATTTGTGGAACCAGGGAGTACAAGTGCGACTGTGAGACTGTGTTTTCAag AAGAGATAGTTTCATCACTCACAGAGCGTTCTGTGATGTGTTGACAAAGGAGGTTGCCGGAAGTTTGTCTCCGGCAGCGGCGGAGATTCCTAATTTGGAGTCCGATTCTCAGGTTCAGCGACCGTCGGGTAGTTCGTCTCCGCCGTCTTCTGCTCCTCCTCTTCCCGCCGGTACCGCTCCCGTCTCAGTAGCCCTTCCTCCATCCACTGACACGATGTCGTCAATCGCGTCTATTGAGAATAaag CCTCACCGGAAAATCCTCCGCCGCTGATTGGAGAGGCACAAGACAGAACTAGCCTAACCGGAAACTCCGGCAGCAGCAACACCACAATTAGCAGCACCAATGCTACCGTATTGGCTAGCTTGTTTGCTTCCTCTGCCGCATCACTGAGCTTACAGCCGCCACAGCCGCCAGCATTTTGCGACTTATTACGAGCCATGGCGCGGCCCGATCGGGCGACTGAAATTGCACCGCCGTTGGTTTTTGAACCTCTTTCTCTGTGCCTATCGACCGACACTGAATCGTCGCTTTTCAGAACCGGAATCCAAGATTGCCGCCCATATGTGCCACCGACGCCGCCAGCCATGTCCGCCACCGGACTCCTACAGAAGGCCGCTCAAATGGGCGCTGCGGCTGCGGGCGCATCAGTGTTTCGTGGACTTGGTTTATCGTCTTCCCCTTCTTCTGCACAACAGGGGAGTTTATAA